A single Harpia harpyja isolate bHarHar1 chromosome 6, bHarHar1 primary haplotype, whole genome shotgun sequence DNA region contains:
- the CYTH4 gene encoding cytohesin-4: MDFCPAGSTDLSEAEEAEIETIRQHRQELLEDIKKLKEEIAEVFAEIECFQNAEKRKEGDNNPGEQTSKLSQTDKLSLGRKKFNMDPAKGIQYLIEHHVLSSDLQEIAKFLHKGEGLNKTAIGDYLGGRDPTNIQILQAFVACHQFANLNLVQALRQFLWSFRLPGEAQKIDRMMEAFANWYCKCNPGVFQSTDTCYILSFSIIMLNTSLHNPNVKDKTPFERFVSINRGIDDGADLPEELLKNLFESIKNEPFSIPEDDGNDLTHTFFNPNREGWLLKLGGRVKTWKRRWFILTDNCLYYFEYTTDKEPLGIIPLENLSVRKVDDPKKPNCFELFNPKCKGQKIKACKTDGDGKVVEGKHQSYKISAATPAERDEWIEAIRTSITQDPFYDLVSARKKKIASKN; this comes from the exons ATGGACTTTTGTCCTGCTG GGTCAACTGACTTGAGTGAGGCTGAAGAGGCCGAAATAGAGACAATCAGGCAGCACAGACAGGAGCTTTTGGAGGACATTAAG aagcTGAAGGAAGAGATTGCTGAAGTGTTTGCAGAGATTGAGTGCTTCCaaaatgcagagaagaggaaagagggagaCAATAATCCTGGGGAGCAGACCAG CAAACTATCACAGACAGATAAACTGTCCCTGGGCCGGAAGAAATTCAACATGGACCCTGCAAAG GGGATCCAGTACCTGATTGAGCACCACGTATTGTCCTCAGACCTGCAGGAGATTGCCAAATTCCTCCACAAGGGTGAAGGCCTGAACAAGACAGCCATTGGGGATTACCTGGGTGGGAG GGACCCCACAAACATTCAGATCCTCCAAGCCTTTGTGGCATGTCACCAGTTTGCCAACCTCAACCTGGTGCAGGCTCTGAG ACAGTTCCTATGGAGCTTCCGGCTGCCTGGGGAAGCGCAGAAGATTGACCGGATGATGGAGGCCTTTGCCAACTGGTACTGCAAGTGTAACCCGGGAGTATTCCAGTCCACAG ATACCTGTTATATACTCTCCTTCTCTATCATCATGCTTAACACCAGCCTGCACAACCCCAATGTGAAAGACAAAACTCCCTTTGAAAGGTTTGTATCCATCAACAGAGGCATTGACGATGGAGCGGACCTGCCAGAAGAGCTCTTAAAG AATCTGTTTGAGAGCATAAAGAACGAGCCATTCTCCATACCTGAGGATGATGGGAACGACCTCACGCATACTTTCTTCAACCCTAACCGCGAGGGCTGGCTCCTGAAACTGG GAGGACGTGTGAAAACCTGGAAACGCCGTTGGTTCATTCTTACCGATAACTGTCTGTACTACTTTGAATATACCACG GACAAAGAACCTCTGGGCATTATCCCCCTGGAGAACCTATCAGTCCGGAAGGTGGATGATCCCAAAAAGCCA AACTGCTTTGAGCTCTTCAATCCCAAATGCAAAGGGCAGAAGATTAAAGCCTGCAAAACGGATGGGGATGGGAAGGTGGTTGAAGGCAAACATCAGTCCTATAAGATCTCAGCAGCCACACCAGCAGAacgtgatgagtggattgaggcAATACG gACCAGCATCACACAGGATCCTTTCTATGATCTGGTCTCTGCCCGTAAGAAAAAGATTGCCAGCAAAAACTGA